One part of the Polycyclovorans algicola TG408 genome encodes these proteins:
- a CDS encoding FKBP-type peptidyl-prolyl cis-trans isomerase — protein sequence MHFTARHLSIPAIALLTFGLAACDQGESATKSVDLENESSRFGYAIGVDLGESLAPVRDEIDINALKAGLDDAYEGRDLKLDDVAREEIKNAAAERIQASQAKAMGERAEAAKAAGEKFMAENAERDGVTVTDSGLQYEVLTDAEGDKPSAEDRVTVHYRGTLIDGTEFDSSYAREEPVTFPLGNVIAGWTEGVQLMSPGAKYKFVIPASLGYGERGAGNRIGPNETLVFEVELISIEDEEADDSEG from the coding sequence ATGCACTTCACTGCCCGTCACCTTTCCATCCCCGCGATCGCACTACTGACGTTCGGGCTCGCCGCATGCGATCAGGGAGAGTCTGCGACAAAGTCAGTTGACCTCGAAAACGAATCATCACGCTTCGGCTACGCCATCGGCGTTGACCTTGGCGAGTCGCTGGCACCCGTGCGTGACGAAATCGACATCAACGCCCTCAAGGCCGGCCTGGATGACGCCTATGAGGGTCGCGACCTGAAGCTGGACGATGTCGCCCGCGAAGAAATCAAGAATGCCGCCGCCGAGCGCATCCAGGCCTCGCAGGCCAAAGCCATGGGCGAACGCGCCGAGGCGGCCAAGGCGGCCGGCGAAAAATTCATGGCTGAGAATGCTGAACGCGACGGCGTGACCGTCACCGACTCCGGACTGCAATACGAAGTGCTGACCGACGCCGAGGGCGACAAGCCCAGCGCCGAGGACCGCGTCACCGTTCACTATCGCGGCACGCTGATCGACGGCACCGAGTTCGACAGCTCTTACGCGCGCGAGGAGCCGGTCACCTTTCCGCTGGGCAACGTCATCGCCGGCTGGACAGAAGGCGTGCAGCTGATGAGCCCCGGGGCGAAATACAAGTTCGTCATTCCCGCATCGCTGGGCTACGGTGAGCGTGGCGCGGGCAACCGCATCGGCCCCAACGAAACCCTGGTGTTCGAAGTCGAGCTGATCAGCATTGAAGACGAAGAAGCCGACGACAGCGAAGGCTGA
- the plsB gene encoding glycerol-3-phosphate 1-O-acyltransferase PlsB, whose amino-acid sequence MRRIGQWLLRLLYSMAWLSFRPVNGFIRYRAAPEPLLAEMALDPARPVVYVLATRDWTDLFVLERICRDVGLPSPSRTGRHVPDVDRTGVVYMPVLLEERRKASSLSALIETAAALPDFDAQIVPVSIFWGRDPGSETSLFRLLFSDSVQAGRLRKLLILFANGRNVLANFGRPIAFREYFDAAPTPALGQRKLTRALHFHFLRARTAALGPTQLPRRVVIDDLLQRPGVVSAVEDATRNGKMTLVAAQKRARRYANEIAADYSTITLRFLDKILGGIVFKRVFRAIDTQGISRVRDWAQDHEIIYMPCHRSHADYLLVSYALYHAGLVPPHIAAGVNLNFWPAGAVLRRAGAFYMRRSFSGDRIYSSVFRAYVDALIRRGYPIEFFPEGGRSRTGRLLPPKTGLLSMVVEASLRQRARKVALVPVYIGYDRVWEVGSYAKELRGASKRKESAEGLLKAGTILSRQYGKAYINFGEPIRLQDAADAALPGWREVLTPDGQDKPPGFNKFVQQLGLENARRINAAAVANANGLAAVALLAAPQRAVSRDEFIEQIGHLIWLIKGLPAGPDQMVPETSPAAVLDWAAPIAGIAQVKHRWGDIYGVTGKAAVAMTYNRNNIQHLLAMPGLIANLFRTRGAMPEESVLSSVRALYPFLRNEFFLPWPVAGIDEITRQAVALMLQLGLLSRDPEDAQWLMRPSVAQPAFSTLSMLGRVMGETLERYCITTLLLADEAKRGLPVSRGAIEEHCRLLAERMALLTGRDAPEFFDSTLFRGYLTTLIAVGLLSAEGNEGLRISPEIHRTAERALEFLSDDARQTLAQLLSRRSPETGQPASTVETV is encoded by the coding sequence TTGAGACGAATCGGTCAGTGGCTATTGCGTCTGCTCTACAGCATGGCGTGGCTGTCGTTCCGGCCGGTCAACGGGTTTATCCGCTATCGCGCTGCCCCTGAGCCGCTGCTGGCCGAAATGGCGCTGGATCCGGCGCGGCCGGTGGTTTACGTGCTCGCCACGCGCGACTGGACCGACCTGTTCGTGCTTGAACGTATCTGTCGCGACGTTGGGCTGCCCAGTCCGAGCCGAACCGGCCGCCACGTGCCCGATGTCGACCGCACCGGCGTCGTTTACATGCCCGTGCTGCTCGAAGAGCGACGCAAGGCTTCGAGTTTGTCGGCGCTAATCGAGACCGCCGCCGCGCTGCCCGACTTTGACGCGCAGATCGTGCCGGTATCGATTTTCTGGGGGCGCGACCCGGGCTCCGAGACCAGCCTGTTCAGGCTGCTGTTTTCGGACAGTGTGCAGGCCGGGCGACTGCGCAAACTGCTGATCCTGTTTGCCAACGGCCGCAACGTGCTGGCCAATTTTGGCCGCCCCATCGCCTTCCGGGAATACTTTGATGCCGCGCCCACCCCGGCGCTTGGGCAACGCAAACTGACCCGCGCACTGCACTTTCACTTCTTGCGCGCCCGCACGGCAGCGCTGGGCCCCACCCAATTGCCGCGGCGCGTGGTGATTGACGACCTGCTGCAACGTCCTGGCGTCGTCAGCGCGGTGGAAGATGCCACTCGCAACGGCAAGATGACCCTCGTCGCAGCCCAGAAGCGCGCGCGCCGTTATGCCAACGAAATCGCCGCCGATTACTCGACGATCACCCTGCGCTTTCTCGACAAAATTCTGGGGGGCATCGTCTTCAAACGCGTGTTCCGCGCCATTGATACCCAGGGTATTTCCCGCGTCCGCGACTGGGCGCAGGACCATGAAATCATTTACATGCCGTGCCATCGCAGCCACGCCGACTACCTGCTGGTCAGCTACGCGCTCTATCACGCCGGGCTGGTGCCGCCCCATATTGCCGCCGGGGTGAACCTCAACTTTTGGCCGGCCGGCGCCGTCCTGCGACGCGCCGGGGCCTTCTACATGCGCCGCAGCTTCTCGGGTGACCGAATCTACAGCAGCGTTTTTCGCGCTTATGTCGACGCGTTGATCCGCCGCGGCTACCCCATCGAATTCTTTCCCGAAGGGGGTCGCAGCCGCACCGGGCGTCTGTTGCCGCCGAAGACCGGGCTGCTGTCGATGGTGGTCGAGGCCAGCCTGCGGCAGCGGGCGCGCAAGGTGGCACTGGTGCCCGTCTACATCGGCTACGACCGCGTCTGGGAGGTGGGCAGCTACGCCAAGGAATTACGCGGCGCCAGCAAGCGCAAGGAATCGGCCGAGGGCCTGCTCAAGGCCGGCACCATCCTGTCCCGCCAATACGGCAAGGCCTACATCAACTTCGGCGAACCGATTCGCCTGCAGGATGCCGCCGATGCCGCCCTGCCCGGCTGGCGTGAGGTGCTGACACCCGACGGTCAGGACAAGCCGCCCGGCTTCAACAAGTTCGTGCAGCAGCTGGGCCTGGAGAATGCACGGCGCATCAACGCCGCGGCAGTGGCCAATGCCAACGGATTAGCGGCGGTGGCGCTACTGGCGGCGCCGCAGCGCGCGGTGTCACGCGACGAGTTCATCGAGCAGATCGGGCATCTCATCTGGTTGATCAAGGGACTGCCGGCCGGGCCGGACCAGATGGTCCCCGAAACCTCGCCCGCTGCGGTGCTCGACTGGGCCGCGCCGATTGCCGGCATCGCCCAGGTCAAACATCGCTGGGGCGACATCTATGGGGTGACCGGTAAAGCGGCCGTTGCGATGACGTACAACCGCAACAATATTCAGCACTTGCTGGCAATGCCGGGGCTGATCGCAAACCTGTTCCGCACCCGAGGCGCCATGCCCGAAGAGTCGGTGTTGAGCAGCGTGCGCGCGCTTTATCCGTTCCTGCGCAATGAGTTCTTTCTGCCCTGGCCGGTGGCGGGCATCGACGAAATCACCCGCCAGGCAGTGGCCCTGATGCTGCAGCTTGGCCTGCTGTCTCGCGACCCGGAGGATGCGCAATGGCTGATGCGGCCGTCGGTGGCCCAACCTGCATTCTCGACCCTGTCGATGTTGGGCCGGGTCATGGGCGAAACCCTTGAGCGCTACTGCATCACAACCCTGCTGCTGGCCGATGAAGCCAAGCGCGGGTTACCGGTGTCTCGCGGCGCCATCGAAGAGCACTGTCGCTTGCTGGCCGAACGCATGGCGCTGCTGACCGGGCGCGATGCGCCCGAATTCTTCGACTCGACCCTGTTTCGCGGCTACCTCACCACCCTAATCGCGGTCGGTCTTCTCAGCGCCGAAGGCAACGAAGGGCTGCGGATTTCGCCCGAAATTCATCGTACAGCCGAGCGCGCCCTGGAATTCTTATCCGACGATGCGCGCCAAACCCTCGCCCAACTGCTGTCCCGCCGAAGCCCGGAGACCGGTCAGCCGGCATCAACGGTTGAGACTGTTTAG
- a CDS encoding DUF4112 domain-containing protein, protein MKSVNEGTPPPGDRERQQLLVASARLQRARGFAHWLDNAIRIPGTNLRFGLQPIIGLVPVLGDLIGLLMTGFVIVQAWLIGAPRPLIGRMVSIAIVDFFIGLIPVVGDVGDAVFKANARNLKLLETHLEARLTPPVPPQNRWRGVLLVLLAVVGVWALVSLLAWWSQR, encoded by the coding sequence ATGAAAAGTGTAAACGAAGGGACCCCGCCACCTGGGGATAGGGAGCGCCAGCAACTGCTGGTGGCGTCGGCGCGGCTGCAGCGCGCGCGAGGCTTTGCGCATTGGCTGGACAACGCGATCCGCATTCCCGGCACCAATCTGCGCTTTGGCCTGCAACCGATCATTGGGCTGGTCCCGGTGCTGGGCGACCTCATCGGCCTGCTGATGACCGGCTTCGTGATTGTCCAGGCATGGCTGATTGGCGCGCCCCGGCCGCTGATCGGTCGTATGGTGAGCATTGCCATCGTCGACTTCTTCATCGGCCTGATTCCGGTGGTGGGCGACGTTGGCGACGCCGTGTTCAAGGCCAATGCGCGCAACCTGAAGTTACTGGAGACCCACCTTGAAGCGCGCCTGACGCCGCCCGTGCCGCCGCAGAACCGTTGGCGCGGCGTGCTGCTGGTGCTGCTGGCAGTTGTTGGCGTCTGGGCGTTGGTTTCTTTGCTGGCGTGGTGGTCGCAGCGATGA
- a CDS encoding patatin-like phospholipase family protein, which produces MNLADSLRTSALFESVSDSVFEALVARGTWVVVRGGDRFLSAGDPSDRMYILATGRLAATSKEGEMLGEIAPGEPIGEIGLLADELRLSNVTALRDSILICFDRDAMLEVLRAEPDALLVLTRTIIRRLRRTQKEKRRARALGRRAVALIPLVPGLDLRAIAHRLVEALSRHGSVLLIDPETVDRALGPGAHERVFEHSEEHQRIVTWLAEQEQAHRYLVYLCPPRTGAWARRCMRQADRLLLGVDAGEKASVTPMLTELLGAGVQAPRDILMLADAPGGNADVMGWREQARADGHVYAAPDGRVPDAQRIARLLTRRSIGLVLGGGGARGFAHIGLFRALEELEIPIDVVGGSSMGAYFAGLKAMGHDTQTMRQIAREMFVEHNFLNDYIFPSVAFIRGRKFFNELHRCFGDVQIEHLPTRYFCVSSNLSRGRLEVHDRGPLYLWTATSMAVPGVAPPVVWNEDLLVDGALLNSLPTDVMEALDLGPIIASDVSTGGELTAPGIVGPDPEGLFNWRGDAKRPSLLNIMFRTATVGGQRGARERAGRADVYLRMPVSSVGMFDWKQFDEVNQRGYEYALEQLTPVRDQLVDGMI; this is translated from the coding sequence ATGAATCTCGCCGACAGCTTGCGCACGAGCGCCTTGTTCGAGTCGGTTTCCGACTCTGTTTTTGAGGCGTTGGTCGCGCGCGGCACCTGGGTCGTCGTCCGCGGCGGGGATCGTTTTCTGTCAGCGGGCGACCCTTCGGACCGCATGTACATTCTTGCGACCGGTCGTCTTGCGGCGACCAGCAAGGAGGGCGAGATGCTCGGCGAGATTGCGCCAGGCGAGCCCATCGGTGAGATCGGCCTGTTGGCCGATGAGCTGCGGCTGTCCAACGTGACGGCACTCAGAGACTCCATCCTGATTTGTTTTGATCGCGACGCCATGTTGGAGGTGCTGCGCGCCGAGCCGGACGCGTTGCTGGTGCTCACCCGCACCATCATTCGCCGGCTGCGCCGAACTCAGAAGGAAAAGCGTCGCGCGCGCGCACTGGGGCGTCGTGCCGTTGCCTTGATACCGCTGGTGCCCGGGCTTGATCTGCGCGCCATTGCGCACCGGTTGGTCGAGGCGCTGTCACGACATGGCAGTGTGCTTCTGATCGACCCAGAGACGGTCGATCGCGCCTTGGGGCCGGGCGCCCACGAGCGGGTTTTCGAGCACTCTGAAGAGCACCAGCGCATCGTGACCTGGCTGGCCGAACAGGAGCAGGCGCACCGCTATCTGGTTTACCTGTGCCCACCACGCACCGGTGCTTGGGCGCGGCGCTGCATGCGCCAGGCTGACCGTCTGTTGCTCGGGGTCGATGCCGGAGAAAAGGCCTCGGTGACGCCGATGTTGACCGAGCTGCTGGGTGCCGGCGTTCAGGCGCCGCGCGACATTTTGATGCTCGCGGATGCCCCGGGCGGCAATGCTGACGTCATGGGGTGGCGCGAGCAGGCGCGCGCAGACGGGCATGTTTATGCCGCGCCCGATGGTCGGGTGCCCGACGCACAGCGCATCGCCAGGTTGTTGACCCGCCGCAGCATCGGTCTGGTGCTGGGCGGCGGCGGCGCGCGCGGCTTTGCGCACATTGGATTGTTCCGTGCGCTTGAAGAACTCGAGATTCCGATCGATGTGGTCGGCGGCAGCAGCATGGGCGCCTATTTCGCCGGACTCAAGGCCATGGGGCATGACACCCAGACCATGCGGCAGATTGCGCGCGAGATGTTTGTCGAGCACAACTTCCTCAACGATTACATCTTCCCCAGCGTCGCCTTCATTCGCGGTCGAAAGTTCTTCAATGAGCTGCACCGGTGTTTTGGCGACGTGCAGATCGAACACCTGCCCACCCGCTATTTCTGCGTCTCCAGCAACCTGTCACGTGGGCGCCTGGAAGTGCATGACCGGGGCCCGCTTTACCTGTGGACGGCCACCAGCATGGCCGTGCCCGGTGTCGCCCCGCCGGTGGTCTGGAACGAAGACCTGCTGGTCGACGGCGCGCTGCTCAACAGCCTGCCGACCGACGTGATGGAGGCACTGGATCTGGGTCCGATCATCGCGTCAGATGTGTCCACCGGCGGCGAACTGACCGCCCCCGGCATCGTGGGCCCTGACCCGGAAGGCCTCTTCAACTGGCGCGGTGACGCCAAGCGGCCCTCGCTGCTCAACATCATGTTCCGCACCGCCACCGTGGGCGGTCAGCGCGGTGCCCGCGAGCGCGCCGGTCGAGCGGACGTGTACCTGCGTATGCCGGTGAGTAGCGTCGGGATGTTCGACTGGAAGCAGTTCGACGAGGTCAACCAGCGTGGCTACGAATATGCGCTGGAGCAGCTGACCCCGGTGCGGGATCAACTGGTTGACGGGATGATTTAG
- a CDS encoding AAA family ATPase, which translates to MRFTGTDAYVATDDLMMAVNAAVTLERPLLVKGEPGTGKTQLAREIAQAMDAPFIDWAIKSTTKAQHGLYEYDAVSRLRDSQLGDERVKDIGNYIIKGKLWEAFESDKRPVLLIDEIDKADIEFPNDLLRELDQMEFYVHELRRTVRAQIRPIILITSNNEKELPDAFLRRCFFHYIRFPDKETMQQIVDVHFPDLKKNLLKEAMEVFFGLRELPGLKKKPSTSELLDWLKLLLAEDIDPTVLRDASTKKSLPPLYGALLKNEQDVHLFERIAFMARRSN; encoded by the coding sequence ATGCGTTTCACCGGCACCGATGCCTACGTTGCAACCGATGACCTGATGATGGCGGTGAACGCCGCCGTGACGCTGGAACGCCCGCTGCTGGTCAAGGGCGAACCCGGCACCGGCAAAACGCAGTTGGCCCGTGAGATCGCGCAAGCGATGGATGCGCCCTTCATCGATTGGGCCATCAAATCGACCACAAAAGCCCAGCACGGGCTTTACGAATACGACGCGGTGTCGCGCCTGCGCGACTCGCAACTCGGTGACGAGCGGGTCAAGGACATTGGCAACTACATCATCAAGGGCAAGCTTTGGGAGGCGTTCGAGTCCGACAAGCGCCCGGTGCTGTTGATTGACGAAATCGACAAAGCCGACATCGAATTTCCCAACGATCTGCTGCGTGAACTCGACCAGATGGAGTTCTACGTGCACGAACTGCGGCGGACGGTGCGCGCCCAGATTCGGCCGATCATTCTCATCACCTCCAACAACGAGAAGGAGCTACCGGATGCCTTTCTGCGCCGCTGCTTCTTCCACTACATCCGCTTCCCGGACAAGGAAACGATGCAGCAGATCGTCGATGTCCACTTCCCTGATCTCAAAAAGAACCTTCTCAAGGAAGCGATGGAAGTGTTCTTTGGGCTCCGCGAGCTTCCGGGTCTGAAGAAAAAGCCCAGCACATCGGAATTGCTCGACTGGTTGAAGCTGCTGCTGGCCGAGGACATCGACCCCACCGTGCTGCGCGACGCCAGCACCAAGAAGTCCTTGCCGCCGCTCTACGGCGCGCTGCTGAAGAACGAACAGGATGTGCATCTGTTTGAACGTATTGCCTTCATGGCGAGACGCTCGAACTAG
- the metK gene encoding methionine adenosyltransferase: MSSYLFTSESVSEGHPDKLADQISDAIVDALLAQDVRARIASETMVKTGVAILAGEITTKANVDFEALVRKVISDVGYTSSAIGFDGDTCGVLNLLGKQSPDIAMGVDGTAKSQKSDDEIGAGDQGLMFGYACNETKELMPAPIFYSHRLVEQQAKVRRAKGGLPWLRPDAKSQVTLRYENDVAVGVDAVVLSTQHDPDIKLKALREAVMESIIKPVIPEKWITKNTKFHINPTGNFVIGGPVGDCGLTGRKIIVDTYGGWARHGGGAFSGKDPSKVDRSAAYAARYVAKNIVAAKLASRCEVQVSYAIGVAEPTSVMVTTFGTGKVSDERLEQLVRAHFDLRPGGIIKMLDLLHPMYQATAAYGHFGRKPVEKTLNGKTFTTFSWEKTDKAAALAADA; encoded by the coding sequence ATGTCCAGTTACTTGTTTACCTCCGAATCAGTCTCCGAAGGCCACCCCGACAAGCTTGCCGACCAGATCTCCGACGCCATTGTCGACGCGCTTCTCGCTCAGGACGTGCGCGCCCGTATCGCCAGCGAAACCATGGTGAAGACCGGCGTTGCCATCCTCGCCGGGGAAATCACCACCAAGGCCAACGTCGATTTCGAAGCGCTGGTGCGCAAAGTGATTTCGGATGTGGGCTACACCTCGTCTGCCATTGGCTTTGACGGCGACACCTGTGGTGTCCTCAACCTACTGGGCAAGCAGAGCCCCGACATCGCCATGGGCGTTGACGGCACCGCCAAATCACAGAAGAGCGACGACGAAATCGGCGCCGGTGACCAGGGCCTGATGTTTGGCTACGCCTGCAACGAAACCAAAGAATTGATGCCGGCGCCGATTTTCTACAGCCATCGCCTCGTTGAGCAACAGGCCAAGGTACGCCGCGCCAAAGGCGGCTTGCCGTGGCTGCGTCCGGACGCAAAAAGCCAGGTCACCCTGCGCTACGAAAACGACGTTGCCGTTGGCGTCGACGCGGTGGTGCTGTCAACCCAACACGACCCGGACATCAAGCTCAAGGCACTGCGTGAAGCGGTGATGGAATCGATCATCAAGCCGGTGATTCCTGAAAAATGGATCACCAAGAACACCAAGTTTCACATCAACCCCACCGGCAATTTCGTCATCGGCGGCCCAGTGGGCGACTGTGGATTGACCGGCCGCAAAATCATCGTCGACACCTACGGCGGCTGGGCACGTCACGGCGGTGGTGCGTTTTCGGGCAAGGATCCGTCCAAGGTCGATCGTAGTGCGGCATACGCTGCGCGTTACGTGGCCAAGAACATCGTGGCGGCCAAGCTCGCATCGCGCTGTGAAGTCCAGGTGTCCTACGCCATCGGTGTGGCCGAACCGACCTCGGTCATGGTCACCACCTTCGGCACCGGCAAGGTCAGCGACGAACGTCTGGAGCAGCTGGTGCGCGCGCACTTCGATCTACGTCCGGGCGGCATCATCAAAATGCTCGATCTGCTGCACCCGATGTACCAGGCCACCGCAGCTTATGGTCACTTCGGCCGCAAGCCGGTCGAGAAAACCTTGAACGGCAAAACATTTACCACGTTCTCGTGGGAGAAGACCGACAAGGCGGCGGCGCTCGCGGCTGACGCCTAA
- a CDS encoding OmpA family protein has product MFEATKLVAASALAVFTLSAAAQADTRPYISLGGNIIAEDSDRQSDMGYGGKIAFGKRMNSVLGFELQGFYNEFGGSSDPAEWEEYGVGADLNVFMGGSERFAPYLLVGAGVMRSEATANSLLAPVQSLDQRRAFANVGAGFKIFPDTGVMGFTADYRFRAFDTNVAGIGDIGDHIVSVGLLFPVGSKSAGAAPESTTVVDTDGDGVPDDRDLCPGTPAGVAVDARGCPRDSDGDGVPDYLDKCPNTAAGVTVDKDGCPVDAAGPNRTFENVNFEFDRSELTDYARGILDAASTVINQLSGEHAGLVVQIDGHTDSVGSPGYNMALSERRANSVKQYLVRKGVDAQRIETQSYGLTKPIATNDTDAGRALNRRAEVRTRAE; this is encoded by the coding sequence ATGTTTGAGGCCACCAAGTTAGTCGCAGCCTCCGCGCTGGCTGTATTTACGTTGTCTGCGGCCGCACAGGCGGATACGCGACCCTACATTTCCCTCGGTGGCAACATCATCGCCGAAGATTCTGATCGGCAGTCCGACATGGGTTACGGAGGCAAGATCGCTTTCGGCAAGCGGATGAACAGCGTCCTTGGTTTTGAACTTCAAGGTTTTTATAACGAGTTCGGCGGCAGCAGTGATCCTGCCGAATGGGAAGAATATGGGGTTGGCGCAGACCTGAACGTGTTCATGGGTGGTAGCGAGCGATTTGCCCCTTATTTGCTCGTCGGCGCCGGCGTCATGCGCTCTGAGGCCACTGCCAACAGCCTGCTTGCACCCGTCCAAAGCTTGGACCAGCGTCGAGCTTTTGCGAATGTCGGCGCCGGGTTCAAAATCTTCCCTGACACGGGGGTCATGGGGTTTACCGCAGACTACCGATTCCGTGCCTTTGACACGAATGTCGCGGGGATTGGTGACATTGGCGATCATATTGTCTCAGTCGGTCTCCTCTTCCCGGTTGGCTCGAAGTCTGCGGGCGCTGCGCCTGAATCAACCACGGTGGTTGACACTGACGGTGATGGTGTGCCGGACGACCGCGATCTTTGCCCTGGCACGCCCGCGGGGGTTGCAGTTGACGCTCGCGGTTGCCCCCGTGATTCAGATGGCGACGGTGTTCCTGACTATCTTGACAAGTGCCCCAACACGGCAGCGGGCGTCACAGTTGATAAGGATGGCTGCCCGGTCGATGCTGCCGGTCCCAATCGCACCTTTGAAAATGTGAATTTCGAGTTTGATCGGTCGGAATTGACTGATTACGCTCGGGGTATTCTTGATGCCGCCTCCACAGTGATCAATCAGCTGTCTGGTGAACATGCCGGTTTGGTCGTTCAGATTGATGGACATACTGACTCCGTAGGCAGCCCCGGCTACAACATGGCCTTGTCTGAGCGTCGTGCAAACTCGGTCAAGCAGTATTTGGTGCGCAAGGGTGTCGACGCCCAGCGGATCGAGACCCAGTCGTATGGTCTGACAAAGCCGATCGCGACCAACGACACCGATGCTGGCCGTGCACTCAACCGCCGTGCGGAAGTGCGTACTCGCGCTGAGTAA
- a CDS encoding TolC family protein: MAITITAGALSPADAKPRLSLSPSLAELPSPATREIAGQVASPAQSFNSLAEALALAWAAEPRILEAENIAIASGYDVQAARTGYFPFASVSSSQADDGEVATSLRIIQPIWNGGLTRAEVDGAQSAKNAALAEVELARLEVGREVLEAYFQLLSAETQIEQWSSHVETLQGLVRVIQRRAEEGVAPEADVQTAVSRARQAEAGRETSRGLAAAQRAELVRLTGQEPGVVQWPEIASQLSLEDRSPGRDAQVIERHPQQQIAKALTAQQEAEQRRQKAALWPELQLQYRVDVEGVRSTQQDGTILALQYQTGNGLRGYRAAQAEAERTRASAQRQLQARRDITSRLRVARAELAAAFALRRSQAAAVAATDVLLDSFLRQFEVGRKSWVEVLNASREANETRQQAILAEAEFWRANGSLALESLQWARLVGETNGVPDNYSSVEPEGSAGALGVEQRAAPDTVAPHPSQPSGVIEDAPAVSDPS; this comes from the coding sequence ATGGCGATAACCATCACTGCTGGTGCACTGTCACCCGCCGATGCAAAGCCGCGCCTCTCGCTCTCGCCGAGTTTGGCGGAGCTCCCCTCTCCCGCGACTCGTGAAATTGCCGGCCAGGTGGCGTCTCCGGCGCAGTCTTTCAATTCGCTGGCCGAGGCGCTAGCACTCGCTTGGGCCGCCGAGCCTCGTATTCTCGAGGCCGAGAACATCGCGATCGCCAGTGGCTATGACGTGCAGGCAGCGCGCACCGGCTACTTCCCATTTGCAAGTGTTTCGTCAAGCCAGGCGGACGATGGCGAAGTGGCGACCTCTCTCAGAATTATCCAGCCTATTTGGAACGGTGGCCTGACCCGAGCTGAGGTTGACGGCGCGCAGTCTGCCAAGAACGCGGCTCTGGCAGAAGTGGAACTGGCGCGTCTGGAGGTGGGTCGTGAAGTGCTCGAAGCTTACTTCCAGTTACTCTCGGCCGAGACGCAGATCGAACAATGGAGCAGTCACGTTGAGACGCTTCAGGGTCTAGTCCGCGTGATCCAACGTCGCGCGGAAGAGGGTGTTGCGCCCGAGGCCGACGTGCAGACTGCCGTCAGTCGGGCTCGTCAAGCTGAGGCGGGTCGAGAGACCAGCCGCGGGCTTGCTGCCGCGCAGAGGGCCGAATTGGTCCGCCTCACGGGGCAGGAGCCGGGCGTTGTGCAGTGGCCTGAGATCGCAAGTCAACTATCGCTCGAAGATCGGAGTCCCGGGCGTGACGCCCAGGTCATTGAGCGACACCCGCAGCAGCAGATCGCCAAGGCGCTCACGGCTCAGCAGGAAGCCGAGCAGCGCCGCCAGAAGGCCGCACTTTGGCCCGAGTTACAACTGCAGTACCGGGTCGACGTTGAGGGTGTGCGCAGCACCCAGCAGGACGGTACGATCCTCGCGCTTCAGTATCAGACAGGTAATGGCTTGCGCGGCTACCGCGCTGCTCAAGCTGAAGCGGAGCGAACTCGTGCTTCCGCGCAGCGCCAACTGCAGGCCCGGCGTGACATCACGTCGCGTCTTCGCGTTGCCCGCGCCGAGCTGGCCGCAGCTTTTGCGTTGCGGCGCTCCCAGGCCGCAGCGGTAGCCGCTACCGACGTGCTGCTCGACAGTTTCCTGAGGCAGTTCGAAGTGGGACGCAAGTCATGGGTTGAAGTACTCAATGCCTCCCGCGAGGCCAACGAAACACGCCAGCAAGCGATACTTGCTGAGGCTGAGTTTTGGCGCGCCAACGGCAGCCTTGCACTCGAGAGCCTGCAGTGGGCGCGATTGGTTGGAGAGACCAACGGCGTCCCTGACAATTATTCGTCGGTCGAGCCTGAAGGCAGCGCCGGCGCCTTAGGTGTCGAGCAGCGAGCCGCTCCAGACACCGTCGCGCCCCATCCAAGTCAGCCGTCCGGCGTCATTGAGGACGCCCCTGCAGTGAGCGATCCATCGTGA